One genomic window of Peromyscus maniculatus bairdii isolate BWxNUB_F1_BW_parent chromosome 2, HU_Pman_BW_mat_3.1, whole genome shotgun sequence includes the following:
- the Marcksl1 gene encoding MARCKS-related protein, whose translation MGSQSSKAPRGDVTAEEAAGASPAKANGQENGHVKTNGDLTPKGEGESPPVNGTDEAAGATGDAIEPAPPSQEAEAKGEVAPKETPKKKKKFSFKKPFKLSGLSFKRNRKEGGGDSSASSPTEEEQEQGEISACSDEGTAQEGKAAATPESQEPQAKGAEASAASKGGDTEEEAGPQAAEPSTPSGAESGPASASAEQNE comes from the exons ATGGGCAGCCAGAGCTCCAAGGCTCCCCGGGGCGACGTGACCGCCGAGGAAGCAGCGGGCGCTTCCCCCGCGAAGGCCAACGGACAG GAGAATGGCCACGTGAAAACCAATGGAGACTTAACCCCCAAGGGTGAAGGGGAGTCACCACCCGTGAACGGAACAGATGAGGCAGCTGGGGCTACCGGCGATGCCATCGAGCCAGCGCCCCCTagccaggaagctgaggccaagGGGGAGGTCGCCCCCAAGGAGACccccaagaagaagaagaaattctcTTTCAAGAAGCCTTTCAAATTGAGTGGCCTGTCCTTCAAGAGAAATCGGAAGGAGGGTGGGGGTGATTCCTCGGCCTCCTCACCGACAGAGGAAGAGCAGGAGCAGGGGGAGATCAGCGCTTGCAGCGACGAGGGCACTGCCCAAGAAGGGAAGGCTGCTGCCACCCCCGAGAGCCAAGAGCCCCAGGCCAAGGGGGCAGAGGCTAGTGCTGCCTCCAAGGGAGGAGACACGGAAGAAGAGGCAGGGCCCCAGGCTGCAGAGCCATCCACTCCCTCGGGGGCCGAGAGTGGCCCTGCATCAGCCAGCGCTGAGCAGAATGAGTAG